Proteins encoded within one genomic window of Cucumis sativus cultivar 9930 chromosome 3, Cucumber_9930_V3, whole genome shotgun sequence:
- the LOC101218165 gene encoding transcription factor MYC2, with protein MTDYRLPPTMNLWADENASMMDVFINTDLSSFWVTPPQSQQLPQPSYSTPTDPSKAVGQTPPPPPPSSMSVFNQETLMQRLQTLIEGAQENWTYAIFWQSSYDYSGGTVLGWGDGYYKGEEDKGKEKAKSSSSIAEQEHRKKVLRELNSLISGSPTSEADAVDEVVTDTEWFYLVSMTQSFISGVGLPGQAFFDSNPIWVAGSDRLASSFCERARQGQVFGLQTMVCIPSANGVVELGSSDLILQSSDLMNKVRVLFNFNNLEVETWPISGVDQGENDPSSLWISEPSSNAIEIANPVPSASAPTPSTTNSQPISKITTETIENPNKSSVVVETPSSSVPPPSQKTHRQSQPTQTQSFFTNRELNFSEFGYENGRLKEGNSTSLKPESGEILNFGESKRSSSYPNTDNNLPSGNSLFGGDENKKKRSPTSRGSNEEGMLSFTSVVILPSSGGVKSGVCAGDSDHSDLEASVIREAESSRVVEPEKRPRKRGRKPANGREEPLNHVEAERQRREKLNQRFYALRAVVPNVSKMDKASLLGDAISYINELRGKLQTAESDKEDLQKQLDSVKKMMMSSSSKDSCMSSSNQPPPDQDIKSSNINHNDIETDIDVKIISWDAMIRIQSSKKNHPAARLMAALEELDLDINHASISVVNDLMIQQATVKMGSRLYTQEQLRIALLSKIGASTR; from the coding sequence ATGACGGACTATAGATTACCCCCCACCATGAATCTCTGGGCGGATGAGAACGCTTCCATGATGGATGTTTTCATCAACACCGATCTGAGTTCTTTCTGGGTTACACCGCCGCAGTCACAGCAACTCCCTCAGCCCTCTTATTCCACGCCCACTGACCCTAGTAAGGCCGTTGGTCAAACACCACCGCCGCCGCCCCCGTCGTCCATGTCGGTTTTTAACCAAGAGACTCTTATGCAGCGTCTTCAAACATTGATTGAAGGTGCTCAAGAGAACTGGACCTATGCTATTTTCTGGCAGTCTTCGTATGATTATTCCGGCGGTACTGTGTTGGGGTGGGGAGATGGGTATTATAAAGGTGAGGAAGAtaaagggaaagagaaagcTAAATCCAGTAGTTCGATAGCAGAGCAAGAGCATCGGAAGAAGGTACTTCGTGAGCTTAACTCTCTCATTTCTGGTTCTCCTACCTCTGAAGCTGATGCCGTTGATGAGGTTGTTACCGACACCGAGTGGTTTTACTTGGTCTCGATGACTCAATCATTTATCTCCGGTGTTGGATTGCCGGGGCAGGCGTTTTTCGATTCCAATCCTATTTGGGTTGCGGGTTCGGATCGACTTGCGAGCTCTTTCTGTGAACGAGCTCGTCAGGGTCAGGTTTTCGGGTTACAGACTATGGTTTGTATACCGTCGGCGAATGGAGTTGTTGAATTGGGTTCGAGTGATTTGATTTTACAGAGCTCCGATCTGATGAATAAGGTTAgggttttgtttaatttcaacAATCTGGAAGTGGAAACTTGGCCAATTAGTGGTGTTGACCAAGGGGAGAATGATCCTTCTTCGCTTTGGATTAGTGAACCATCTTCAAACGCCATTGAAATTGCGAATCCTGTTCCTTCTGCTTCAGCTCCAACTCCAAGCACAACAAACAGCcaacccatttccaaaattacaACAGAGACGATCGAGAATCCCAATAAATCTAGTGTTGTAGTTGAAACTCCAAGTTCTTCTGTTCCTCCTCCTTCTCAGAAAACTCATCGACAGTCTCAGCCGACTCAAACACAGAGCTTCTTCACCAACAGGGAATTGAATTTCTCTGAATTTGGGTATGAGAATGGTCGATTGAAGGAAGGGAATTCCACTTCGTTGAAGCCGGAATCCGGTGAGATTCTGAATTTTGGGGAGAGTAAGAGGAGTAGTTCTTATCCCAACACAGATAACAACTTACCTTCAGGGAATTCCTTATTTGGAGGGGAtgagaataagaagaagagatcCCCAACTTCACGTGGGAGTAACGAAGAAGGGATGCTTTCTTTTACTTCTGTTGTGATTCTTCCTTCCTCTGGAGGTGTGAAATCAGGTGTTTGCGCTGGCGATTCCGATCACTCCGATCTTGAAGCTTCCGTAATTCGTGAGGCGGAGAGTAGTAGAGTGGTGGAGCCGGAGAAGCGGCCTCGAAAAAGAGGGCGAAAGCCAGCAAATGGTAGAGAAGAACCATTGAATCATGTTGAAGCAGAGAGGCAAAGGAGAGAAAAGCTTAACCAAAGATTCTATGCTCTTCGAGCTGTTGTTCCAAATGTATCCAAAATGGATAAAGCTTCACTCCTTGGTGATGCTATCTCTTACATCAATGAACTTAGAGGGAAGCTTCAAACTGCTGAATCAGATAAGGAAGATCTACAGAAGCAATTGGATTcagtgaagaagatgatgatgtcCTCTTCTAGTAAAGATTCATGCATGTCAAGCTCAAATCAACCCCCACCAGATCAAGACATAAAATCATCAAACATAAACCATAATGATATCGAAACCGATATCGATGTAAAGATCATCAGTTGGGATGCAATGATCCGAATCCAATCTAGTAAGAAAAACCATCCTGCTGCACGGTTGATGGCAGCTCTTGAGGAACTTGACTTGGATATAAACCACGCGAGCATCTCGGTTGTCAATGATCTCATGATCCAACAGGCAACCGTGAAGATGGGGAGTCGGCTATACACTCAAGAGCAGTTAAGGATAGCATTATTGTCGAAAATAGGCGCAAGTACTCGGTAG
- the LOC116402474 gene encoding uncharacterized protein LOC116402474 yields MNCLTCQALPRTQSDRENRGYETPSTRGKSCCLYVPRRWSTELTTPSSYDSIKIDDDHHISSSNVHKKARTRRVRSECGGNEPKLVRSSGMRRDWSFEDLGLRGQKKGRFH; encoded by the coding sequence ATGAACTGCCTTACATGCCAAGCCCTTCCAAGAACCCAATCTGATAGGGAAAATCGTGGTTACGAAACCCCCTCTACTAGAGGTAAATCATGTTGTCTATATGTTCCCCGGAGGTGGTCGACCGAGTTGACTACCCCGTCATCCTACGATTCTATCAAAATCGATGATGATCATCATATTAGCTCTTCTAATGTTCATAAGAAGGCTAGGACTCGTCGTGTTCGTAGTGAATGCGGTGGAAACGAGCCGAAGTTGGTGAGAAGTTCGGGAATGAGAAGGGATTGGAGTTTTGAGGATTTGGGATTGAGAGGTCAAAAGAAAGGGAGATTCCATTGA